ATTCCAGCTGCCCAGCGGGGATCTTGCAGGCGCAGCCGCCACCAGCTGCGAAAGAGGTGAGCTTAATATCTTGGGTCATAGCGCCATTTTACTAGCCCCAGGAAATTGCCTCCGCGCGGTCGAGGCGGTTGAAGGAGGGCACGTGGAAGTGGAACTGTGCCCCGTGGGGATCGCTTGCCGCATGGGCAGGTTCTGTAAAGGAAACCAGTGCGGTGCGATAGGTCTGGCCCACCTTGGGTATCGCAGGGACCTGGCTATATGGGCAGCTTGCCGCGGCGGAGTTGGGCACCTCATTGGCGCGCGAGCCATCAGCTGTAGCTGGTGCGAGGTCTGGAAGGGAGGTCGGTGCGGAGGTATCCGCTGCTCCGAGGTACGTCAGCGATACTGGGAAACAAATGGTGGAGGCGGACTCGGGGAGGGTGAAGTCTTCCGAAGAGCCGGTAGGGCGGATGTTGTCAGCGAGGCGTGGGGCATCTACCCGAACCTTAAAATAACTTATATTTCCCTCGCGAGATTCTGTGAGGACGGAGGCCGTCTCGCCATAGCGCAAGTGGGTGCCAGGCTCGGTGGCAGTGAAGCCATGTGGGGCGCCGGCTGCGTCCTCGGTGAAGGCTTCCAGCTGCTGCGACTCCACCTCTGGTCGGGTCATGTTGGGGGACTCCGCAGGTGGGGAAGTGGCAGGGGAGCACGCGGTGGCGAGAAGGGCGAAGCCGAGTATGCAACCGGCGCCCGCGCGCCGGCCAATCTCTCGCCGCCTTAAACCTGATAGGAACATAAGTAGAATCTTAGCCTGAATCTTAGAAAAACGTTAATTGTACGGAGAATCCCGGGAAATTTCTTCCCCCGTGTAAGGTGAGCACACGGAGGCGTACGTGTCCTGGTGGGCGCCCCGGTCTTCAAAACCGGTGAGGCCGAGCATCTCGGTCTGGCAGGTTCGATTCCTGTCCGTCTCCGCCACCCGCGCGCAAGGAGGAATGCCACAGTGCCCACGCCCACGCCTGCTGCCAGCCCGGATCCCCGCAGGAATATTCCCCGCATGGACGAGCTGCTCCAGCTGCCGGAAGTAGAATCCGCGCGCCAGCGCCTAGCCGAGCACGCCATCCGCGCGATTATCCAGGGCGCAGTCACCCAAGCGCGCCGCGGCCAGCTGCCGGTCAGCGATATACCCGCAGAAATTGCGCAGCGCCTGGAACAAAAGACAGCGCATTCCTTGCAGCCGGTCATTAACGCCACCGGCGTCATCATTCATACGAACCTAGGGCGTGCCCCGCTTCCCAGCGCCGCGGTAGAGGCCCTGCAGGCCGCTGCCTCCTATACGGATGTGGAAATGGACCTGGACTCGGGCAAGCGATCCAGAAATCGCGGTGCCGGCGCCAGGGCCGCACTGCTCGCGGCCTGCCCCGGTGCAGAAGATGCCCTCGTGGTCAATAACGGCGCTAGCGCCTTGCTGCTGGCTACCGCTGCGCTCGCTCCCGGCAAAGAGGTCATCATCTCGCGCGGCGAGCTCATTGAGATAGGAGCTGGTTTTCGCCTGCCGGAGCTCATCGAGTCCACGGCCACGCGCCTCAAGGAAGTAGGCGCGACGAATCGCACGCACCTGGCCGATTATGAATGCGCGCTGGGCGATAACACCGGCGCC
The nucleotide sequence above comes from Corynebacterium tuberculostearicum. Encoded proteins:
- the selA gene encoding L-seryl-tRNA(Sec) selenium transferase yields the protein MPTPTPAASPDPRRNIPRMDELLQLPEVESARQRLAEHAIRAIIQGAVTQARRGQLPVSDIPAEIAQRLEQKTAHSLQPVINATGVIIHTNLGRAPLPSAAVEALQAAASYTDVEMDLDSGKRSRNRGAGARAALLAACPGAEDALVVNNGASALLLATAALAPGKEVIISRGELIEIGAGFRLPELIESTATRLKEVGATNRTHLADYECALGDNTGAILKVHPSNFRIEGFTSAVGVEDLHRLAVEHDTRLIVDLGSGLLTHDPALPEEPDIQAQLRAGADIVIASGDKLLGGPQAGILLGTQEAIAAVKKHPLARAVRIDKLRLNALEAAISTPSNAVQDALHLDPQTHRERTEAIAQAVGAEVVPHDGRVGGGGAPEYPLPGFAVSLPEHYADALRRQDPPVVGRVHQGRCLVDIRCVPAHHDATVIAAIKAVG